CCACCCCTATCTTAAAAAAGATAAGGGCGGGGCTGGATAAACAGTCGCGATACCACCTTATTTCGTCAGTTATTCACATAACTAACCTTAACAAGTACGGAGCTATATGCTCTTATACTGTGGTTTTGATAACGAGTACCAACTCTCGTCGCCGCCTACTATTATCACTTGATAAGTTCAGGACGAAGCTCAAAGGCCATTGTTCAAATGAATATTCTTGCTTCTTCTCAGCTACCGAAGCTCTCTGGAAAGAATGGTTTCATTCTACTTTTCCTTTTCAATGCTTTTATGTATAACACGTATTTTACGACTTAATAACAGAAAAATCAAACTTTAATTCAAAAAGAACAGGAAATCTCATTCTCCCGCCGAATAAATATACGTTCACAAAAGGAGTGATAACATTGAATCAAAAGCAACTAAGCACGATAAATGAAAGAAGCTGGAATACAGCTGCTTATGAAGCTTGGACAAATCGCCACGGGGCGCCAGAGGATTATGCGAAAAAGCTCATGGAAGATCCCGTGCGCGAGGTAGATCATTATTTACCCTACATACAATCTCCAAAAGGAAAGCGTATTATTAATTTACTCGGATCAAAAGGAAACAAGGCGGTTGCTCTTGCTCTTTTAGGAGCCGATGTAACAGTTGTAGACATTTCAGCAAGTAATGCTAAATATGCAACCGAACTAGCCGAAGCTGCTGACGTCTCTATTCAATATATCGTTTCCGATGTACTAGATTTAAATCTATCCCAATCATTTGATATCGTATTACTGGAACTTGGCGTGCTCCATTACTTTTTAGACTTAAAGCCACTCTTTCATATAATCTCTCACTTACTAAAACAAGATGGGACATTTATACTGCGTGACTATCATCCCGTTTATACAAAATTATTAGGAGTAGATCATCCATCATTTCGAGCAAATGGAAATTATTTTGATGAGGAACTTATTGAAGATGACGTAGCTTACAGTACTCTCCTTACGGAATC
This Bacillus mycoides DNA region includes the following protein-coding sequences:
- a CDS encoding class I SAM-dependent methyltransferase, with translation MNQKQLSTINERSWNTAAYEAWTNRHGAPEDYAKKLMEDPVREVDHYLPYIQSPKGKRIINLLGSKGNKAVALALLGADVTVVDISASNAKYATELAEAADVSIQYIVSDVLDLNLSQSFDIVLLELGVLHYFLDLKPLFHIISHLLKQDGTFILRDYHPVYTKLLGVDHPSFRANGNYFDEELIEDDVAYSTLLTESQKYALPRTKIRRWTLGEVITAMAETNFKVEKLIEEHGSHQRWVFPSTSPEGIEERIPGLYTLIATTCKKGSLHG